A single region of the Chitinophaga niabensis genome encodes:
- a CDS encoding DUF6597 domain-containing transcriptional factor, producing MSYQQYKPHPALHPYIDAYWTVRSGQAASRILPDGCVDLICNFGSPITSDNTILAPDHVYLIGTMTRFSDTVSTAETNLLGIRFKPGAFALFFDHPLQEASNQCIEFDRSLLSITNLDQYFLDKQKKTTHALLPIITDIIAQKGNTKISTLAKKHFVTERQLERNFKQYTGIGPKAFSNIIRFRSMMDQIKHNKAKDSFETIAFRNGYYDHAHLTHEIKKYTGQTPAILSGFSKNRNGI from the coding sequence ATGAGCTATCAGCAATACAAACCACACCCGGCCCTGCATCCATACATCGATGCATACTGGACGGTTAGATCCGGCCAGGCCGCCAGCCGTATTCTCCCGGATGGTTGTGTTGACCTCATCTGTAATTTCGGTTCTCCCATCACCAGCGATAACACCATCCTTGCCCCGGACCATGTATACCTCATTGGTACCATGACGCGTTTTTCCGACACCGTCAGCACAGCAGAGACCAACCTCCTGGGGATCCGTTTTAAACCCGGCGCTTTTGCTTTGTTCTTTGATCATCCTTTACAGGAAGCCAGCAACCAATGCATTGAATTTGACAGGTCATTGCTAAGCATAACCAACCTGGATCAATATTTTCTTGACAAACAAAAGAAAACAACGCACGCATTACTTCCCATCATCACAGATATCATTGCCCAAAAAGGCAATACGAAAATAAGTACGCTTGCAAAAAAGCATTTCGTCACAGAACGTCAGCTGGAAAGGAATTTCAAACAATACACCGGTATCGGTCCCAAAGCATTTTCAAATATCATCCGCTTCCGTTCCATGATGGACCAGATAAAACACAACAAAGCAAAGGACAGCTTTGAAACCATCGCTTTCCGGAATGGCTATTACGACCACGCGCATCTTACACATGAGATAAAAAAATACACCGGTCAGACCCCTGCGATTTTGTCGGGTTTTTCCAAAAACAGGAACGGCATCTAA